The proteins below come from a single Methanolobus chelungpuianus genomic window:
- a CDS encoding 3-isopropylmalate dehydratase large subunit translates to MSEKIFSRASGTRAKANDFVIADVDYAMAHDGTSILAVRSFREMGTEKVWNPDRIVVPFDHLTPANTDTTAALQKDIREWLHAQGIKNFYDVGEGICHQLLPEKGFALPGKLIVGADSHSCTYGAFGAFGTGVGATDMAEIFSTGKLWFKVPESISITAEGKLGKHVYAKDLTLRIIGTLGVAGATYKAAEFYGSTIESLSVSGRMTLCNMAIEMGAKAGIVPPDKKTFDYLKGRTEETYEPVYADEDAHYAQEYHFAASELEPQVACPHNVDNVRGISELSPTKIDQAFIGTCTNGRLEDLEVAASILKGEKVAVRTLVIPASREVFLEAARKGVIETLLEAGATIGTPGCGPCLGGHMGVIAKDEVCISTANRNFKGRMGTGGFIYLASPATAAASAITGEITSPADI, encoded by the coding sequence ATTAGTGAAAAAATATTCAGCCGCGCATCAGGGACCAGGGCCAAAGCAAACGATTTTGTCATAGCGGATGTAGACTATGCCATGGCACATGACGGGACAAGCATCCTTGCGGTAAGATCATTCAGGGAAATGGGGACCGAAAAGGTATGGAACCCTGACAGGATTGTTGTTCCTTTCGATCACCTCACACCTGCAAACACAGATACAACCGCAGCCCTGCAGAAGGACATCAGGGAGTGGCTGCATGCGCAGGGAATAAAGAACTTCTATGATGTAGGGGAAGGCATATGCCACCAGCTGCTTCCTGAGAAAGGGTTTGCACTGCCAGGCAAGCTTATCGTGGGTGCTGATTCCCACTCCTGCACCTATGGGGCCTTCGGGGCTTTCGGCACCGGCGTGGGAGCCACGGACATGGCAGAGATATTCTCAACTGGAAAGCTCTGGTTCAAGGTCCCGGAAAGCATCAGCATAACAGCAGAAGGAAAACTGGGTAAGCATGTCTACGCAAAGGACCTCACGCTCAGGATAATAGGTACCCTTGGTGTTGCAGGAGCCACGTATAAAGCTGCTGAGTTCTATGGCAGCACAATCGAAAGCCTTTCGGTCTCCGGTCGCATGACCCTGTGCAACATGGCAATAGAGATGGGCGCAAAGGCAGGCATAGTGCCCCCGGACAAAAAGACCTTTGATTACCTAAAGGGGCGCACTGAGGAGACATATGAGCCCGTATACGCTGACGAGGATGCTCACTACGCACAGGAATACCATTTTGCTGCAAGTGAACTGGAACCGCAGGTTGCATGCCCCCATAATGTGGATAACGTACGCGGGATCTCAGAACTGTCGCCTACGAAGATAGACCAGGCCTTCATAGGGACCTGCACCAATGGCAGGCTCGAAGACCTTGAGGTGGCCGCCAGTATCCTCAAAGGGGAAAAGGTCGCTGTAAGGACACTTGTTATTCCTGCTTCCAGAGAGGTGTTCCTTGAAGCTGCCCGCAAGGGCGTTATCGAAACGCTTCTTGAGGCAGGTGCGACCATAGGCACACCAGGCTGCGGACCTTGTCTCGGAGGCCATATGGGTGTGATCGCCAAGGACGAGGTATGCATATCAACTGCTAACAGGAATTTCAAAGGCCGCATGGGCACAGGAGGCTTCATATATCTCGCATCCCCGGCTACAGCTGCTGCATCGGCGATCACGGGAGAGATCACCAGCCCGGCAGATATCTGA
- a CDS encoding OB-fold nucleic acid binding domain-containing protein, protein MEKEEKIVVILLAMVFLSLSIAYVSFFNDGSSDAAEFSAFSETGERVYVQGDIVSKRFTNTGNHLLMTVNSGSGPVKVFVPSANGAKDIGVMVNEDDVVRVTGNLEEYQGEPEIVVQHKNDVVLVRAA, encoded by the coding sequence ATGGAAAAAGAAGAGAAGATCGTAGTCATCCTGCTTGCAATGGTGTTTCTCTCACTTTCAATAGCTTACGTAAGTTTCTTCAATGACGGAAGCTCTGATGCAGCCGAGTTCTCAGCCTTCTCAGAAACAGGTGAGAGGGTATATGTGCAGGGAGACATAGTATCCAAGCGCTTTACCAATACGGGTAATCATCTGCTCATGACCGTGAACTCCGGCTCAGGGCCTGTCAAGGTATTCGTTCCATCGGCAAACGGCGCAAAGGATATTGGTGTAATGGTGAATGAGGACGACGTGGTCAGAGTCACCGGGAATCTGGAAGAGTACCAGGGAGAGCCGGAGATCGTAGTTCAGCACAAGAATGATGTTGTTCTCGTCAGAGCTGCATGA
- a CDS encoding transcriptional regulator, with translation MREKKPHNMNEKDYEMVELLRKLDINRPVALTIATLASGDEITSREIEATSDLRQPEVSIAMKYLKDNNWVEIREEKKNEGKGRPVKLYRLVIPLEEIVSSIEEKVLYESRSVLENIEKLKSLT, from the coding sequence ATGAGAGAAAAGAAACCCCACAATATGAATGAAAAGGATTATGAGATGGTTGAGTTGCTCAGGAAACTGGATATAAACAGGCCTGTCGCACTGACGATTGCAACCCTAGCAAGTGGGGATGAAATAACTTCCCGCGAGATCGAAGCAACTTCAGACCTGCGCCAGCCTGAAGTAAGTATTGCCATGAAGTACCTTAAGGATAATAACTGGGTAGAGATAAGGGAAGAAAAGAAGAACGAAGGTAAAGGCAGGCCGGTTAAACTGTACAGGCTGGTCATTCCCCTGGAAGAGATCGTCAGCTCGATCGAAGAAAAAGTGCTCTATGAGAGCAGATCAGTACTTGAGAATATAGAGAAACTCAAAAGCCTCACCTGA
- a CDS encoding FKBP-type peptidyl-prolyl cis-trans isomerase — protein sequence MKMIVFLFLISLVVVSGCVSQDTVESGDYVTVDYTGRYENGSVFDTSIEQVAVDSGLYNPARNYEPMSIVVGDGKRIEGFDEAIIGMAVGEEKSVTIPPEKAYGNYSPDRVFSIPSEEFINANITPEVGLKVPTMLGTCTVTTVTEGNVTLDCNHQLAGETLVFTIQVISIGE from the coding sequence ATGAAGATGATAGTATTCTTATTTCTGATTTCTCTGGTAGTAGTAAGCGGATGTGTGTCTCAGGACACTGTCGAATCAGGAGATTATGTGACCGTCGATTATACCGGCAGGTATGAGAATGGCAGCGTGTTCGATACTTCCATAGAGCAGGTGGCAGTAGACTCAGGACTGTATAATCCTGCAAGGAACTATGAGCCAATGTCTATTGTTGTGGGTGATGGCAAGCGGATAGAAGGTTTTGATGAGGCTATCATAGGTATGGCTGTGGGCGAGGAAAAGTCAGTCACCATTCCACCGGAAAAGGCCTACGGAAACTACTCTCCCGATAGAGTGTTTTCGATCCCTTCCGAAGAGTTCATTAATGCCAATATCACTCCGGAGGTTGGGTTAAAGGTTCCCACGATGCTAGGTACATGTACCGTGACAACCGTCACCGAAGGCAACGTCACCCTTGACTGCAATCACCAGCTTGCCGGCGAGACTCTGGTCTTTACGATACAGGTGATTTCCATCGGTGAGTGA